Proteins from a genomic interval of Microbacterium imperiale:
- the ruvB gene encoding Holliday junction branch migration DNA helicase RuvB: MSDAHGLAADETELAVEGALRPTSLAEFVGQQKVRGQLELLLQAASMQDRPADHILLSGPPGLGKTTLAMIVAHESGRPLRMSSGPAIQHAGDLAALLSSLVPGEVLFIDEIHRMARSAEEMLYLAMEDFRIDIMVGKGAGATSIPLELAPFTLVGATTRSGLLPNPLRDRFGFTAHMEYYEPDELERVIARSASVLAVDVPPAARAEIARRSRGTPRIANRLLRRVRDFVVVHGDTAAGASEADVAAALDLYDVDAIGLDRLDRAVLEALVRRFGGGPVGLNTLAVTVGEEAETIESVVEPYLVRIGFVGRSPRGRVAMPSAYRHLGVPRADGALEIDDL, encoded by the coding sequence GTGTCTGACGCGCACGGCCTCGCCGCCGACGAGACCGAGCTCGCCGTCGAGGGGGCGCTGCGGCCCACGTCGCTCGCGGAGTTCGTCGGCCAGCAGAAGGTGCGCGGACAGCTCGAGCTGCTGCTGCAGGCGGCGAGCATGCAGGACCGTCCCGCCGACCACATCCTGCTCTCCGGCCCGCCGGGCCTGGGCAAGACCACGCTCGCGATGATCGTCGCGCACGAGAGCGGCCGGCCCCTGCGCATGTCGAGCGGACCGGCGATCCAGCATGCGGGCGACCTCGCGGCGCTGCTGTCGAGCCTCGTTCCCGGCGAGGTGCTGTTCATCGACGAGATCCACCGGATGGCGCGCTCCGCCGAAGAGATGCTGTATCTGGCGATGGAGGACTTCCGCATCGACATCATGGTCGGCAAGGGTGCGGGGGCGACCAGCATCCCGCTCGAACTGGCGCCGTTCACCCTCGTCGGGGCGACGACTCGGTCGGGCCTGCTGCCCAACCCGCTGCGCGACCGCTTCGGCTTCACCGCGCACATGGAGTACTACGAACCCGACGAGCTCGAGCGCGTCATCGCGCGCTCCGCGAGTGTGCTGGCCGTCGACGTCCCGCCGGCCGCCCGCGCCGAGATCGCCCGACGCTCGCGGGGCACGCCGCGGATCGCCAACCGGCTGCTGCGCCGCGTGCGCGACTTCGTCGTCGTCCACGGCGACACGGCCGCGGGGGCGAGCGAGGCGGATGTCGCGGCCGCGCTCGACCTCTACGACGTCGACGCCATCGGTCTCGACCGCCTCGACCGTGCCGTGCTCGAGGCGCTCGTGCGGCGTTTCGGCGGCGGTCCGGTCGGGCTCAACACCCTCGCCGTGACGGTGGGCGAGGAGGCCGAGACGATCGAGTCGGTCGTCGAGCCCTATCTCGTGCGCATCGGCTTCGTGGGCCGGTCGCCGCGAGGACGGGTCGCGATGCCCTCGGCGTACCGGCACCTGGGCGTACCGCGCGCAGACGGGGCGCTGGAGATCGATGACCTATAA
- the ruvA gene encoding Holliday junction branch migration protein RuvA produces the protein MISSLRGTVLHLEPDSVVIDVGGVGFSVAVTPDIPRSFHVGDEIVLHTNLVVREDALSLFGFETREQLTAFLLLIGVTGVGPKSALGVLSSLSVDQIAQAVTAEDDAPFRRVSGIGPKTAKLIVLQLAGKLQASPAAAPASGTAAGAGTLAGQVVAALVALGWSERVAADAVAQVTAAEGAPASVPGLLKLALAHLGPARPEQTGV, from the coding sequence ATGATCTCCTCCCTGCGCGGCACCGTGCTGCACCTCGAGCCCGACAGCGTCGTGATCGACGTCGGGGGCGTCGGGTTCTCGGTCGCGGTGACTCCCGACATCCCGCGTTCCTTCCACGTCGGCGATGAGATCGTGCTGCATACGAACCTGGTCGTGCGTGAGGATGCGCTGTCGCTGTTCGGTTTCGAGACGCGCGAGCAGCTGACCGCCTTCCTGCTGCTCATCGGGGTGACCGGGGTCGGCCCGAAGTCCGCGCTCGGTGTGCTGTCGTCGCTCAGCGTCGATCAGATCGCGCAGGCGGTCACCGCCGAGGACGACGCCCCGTTCCGGCGGGTGTCGGGCATCGGGCCCAAGACGGCGAAGCTCATCGTCCTGCAGCTCGCCGGCAAGCTGCAGGCGAGTCCCGCCGCAGCGCCGGCGTCGGGCACCGCCGCGGGGGCCGGCACGCTCGCCGGTCAGGTCGTCGCCGCGCTCGTCGCGCTCGGGTGGAGCGAGCGGGTCGCGGCCGACGCGGTCGCGCAGGTCACCGCCGCCGAGGGCGCTCCGGCGTCCGTGCCCGGGCTGCTGAAGCTCGCTCTCGCGCACCTCGGCCCCGCTCGCCCGGAGCAGACCGGTGTCTGA
- the ruvC gene encoding crossover junction endodeoxyribonuclease RuvC, which translates to MTSPLRVLGVDPGLTRCGVGVVDVARDRSAALVHVGVVRSATDLPIERRLATIAAGLREVIAEHRPHVVAVERVFAQHNRSTVMGTAQASGIALLVAAENGLDAATHTPSEVKAAITGYGSAEKLQVQTMVARVLRLDALPQPADAADALALAICHAWRRGSAAAAGSSTALTPAQRAWADAERLSRR; encoded by the coding sequence GTGACCTCCCCGCTGCGCGTCCTCGGCGTCGACCCCGGCCTCACCCGGTGCGGCGTGGGGGTCGTCGACGTCGCCCGCGATCGATCCGCCGCCCTCGTGCATGTCGGGGTCGTCCGGTCCGCCACCGACCTGCCCATCGAGCGCCGGCTCGCGACGATCGCGGCGGGGCTGCGCGAGGTCATCGCGGAGCACCGCCCGCACGTCGTGGCCGTCGAGCGCGTCTTCGCCCAGCACAATCGCAGCACCGTCATGGGGACGGCGCAGGCGAGCGGCATCGCATTGCTGGTGGCGGCCGAGAATGGCCTGGATGCCGCGACCCACACGCCCTCTGAGGTCAAGGCGGCCATCACGGGATACGGCTCGGCCGAGAAGCTCCAGGTGCAGACGATGGTCGCGCGGGTGCTGCGCCTGGATGCCCTGCCTCAGCCCGCGGACGCCGCGGATGCGCTCGCGCTGGCCATCTGCCACGCCTGGCGGCGGGGGAGCGCCGCGGCCGCCGGATCGTCCACTGCGTTGACCCCGGCGCAGCGGGCCTGGGCCGACGCCGAGCGCCTGTCGCGCCGCTGA
- a CDS encoding YebC/PmpR family DNA-binding transcriptional regulator, producing the protein MSGHSKWATTKHKKAVVDARRAKSWAKLIKNIEVAAKLGGPDLQGNPTLFDAVLKAKKTSVPKDNIDRAVKRGAGIGGESVEYTSIMYEGYGPNGVALLIECLTDNKNRAAAEVRTALSRNGGTLADPGSVAYNFHRKGVIVVSDDNASEDDVMLAALEAGAEEVEPHAQGFEVVTDPSELVAVRTALQEAGLEYESADVEFVPSLKVEIDADTARKVFRLIDALEDSDDVQNVFSNFDLTAEVQAELENDEE; encoded by the coding sequence ATGTCCGGTCACTCCAAATGGGCCACGACCAAGCACAAGAAGGCCGTCGTCGACGCGCGTCGTGCCAAGTCGTGGGCCAAGCTCATCAAGAACATCGAGGTCGCGGCGAAGCTGGGCGGCCCCGACCTGCAGGGCAACCCGACGCTCTTCGACGCCGTCCTCAAGGCCAAGAAGACCTCGGTCCCGAAGGACAACATCGATCGTGCGGTCAAGCGCGGGGCGGGGATCGGCGGCGAGTCCGTCGAGTACACCTCGATCATGTACGAGGGGTACGGCCCCAACGGCGTCGCACTGCTCATCGAGTGTCTGACCGACAACAAGAACCGCGCCGCCGCCGAAGTGCGCACGGCGCTCTCGCGCAACGGGGGGACGCTCGCCGACCCCGGCTCGGTCGCGTACAACTTCCATCGCAAGGGCGTCATCGTCGTCTCCGACGACAACGCCAGCGAGGACGACGTCATGCTCGCGGCTCTCGAGGCGGGAGCCGAAGAGGTCGAGCCGCACGCGCAGGGCTTCGAGGTCGTGACCGACCCGTCCGAGCTCGTCGCTGTGCGCACGGCGCTGCAGGAGGCGGGCCTCGAGTACGAGTCGGCCGACGTCGAGTTCGTGCCCTCGCTCAAGGTCGAGATCGACGCCGACACGGCTCGCAAGGTGTTCCGTCTCATCGACGCCCTCGAAGACAGCGACGACGTCCAGAACGTCTTCAGCAACTTCGACCTCACCGCCGAGGTGCAGGCCGAGCTCGAGAACGACGAGGAGTAA
- the pdxT gene encoding pyridoxal 5'-phosphate synthase glutaminase subunit PdxT has protein sequence MTPRVGVLALQGDVREHVRMLDGLGARVSLVRRPADLEAVDGLVLPGGESSVIDKLARAFGMQQPIRTAIDRGLPVFGTCAGLILLADRVEGAISGQETFGGLDATVRRNAFGGQNESFETALAVEGFRGSVPASFIRAPLITEVGPAVRVLARLPDGGIVAVEQRRLLATAFHPEVSGERRFHERFLARVREASLSSR, from the coding sequence ATGACTCCCCGGGTCGGGGTCCTGGCCCTGCAGGGCGACGTGCGCGAACACGTCCGCATGCTCGACGGTCTCGGCGCACGGGTATCGCTCGTGCGCCGACCCGCCGACCTCGAAGCCGTCGACGGGCTCGTGCTGCCCGGTGGGGAGTCGAGCGTCATCGACAAGCTCGCGCGCGCCTTCGGGATGCAGCAGCCGATCCGCACCGCCATCGACCGGGGCCTGCCGGTTTTCGGCACGTGCGCCGGGCTGATCCTGCTCGCGGACCGCGTCGAGGGCGCCATCTCCGGTCAGGAGACCTTCGGCGGCCTCGACGCCACCGTGCGCCGGAACGCCTTCGGCGGGCAGAACGAGTCGTTCGAGACGGCGCTCGCCGTCGAGGGCTTCCGCGGTTCGGTGCCCGCGTCCTTCATCCGGGCCCCGCTCATCACCGAGGTGGGCCCGGCCGTGCGCGTCCTCGCGCGGCTTCCCGACGGCGGGATCGTCGCGGTCGAGCAGCGACGGCTGCTGGCGACGGCGTTTCATCCCGAGGTGTCGGGCGAACGGCGCTTCCACGAGCGATTCCTCGCGCGCGTCCGCGAGGCCTCGCTGTCGTCCCGGTAA
- the pdxS gene encoding pyridoxal 5'-phosphate synthase lyase subunit PdxS: MSNDQIATGTARVKRGLAEMLKGGVIMDVVTADQARIAEDAGAVAVMALERVPADIRAQGGVARMSDPDLIDEIIAAVSIPVMAKARIGHFVEARVLQELGVDYIDESEVLSPADYTNHIDKWGFTTPFVCGATNLGEALRRITEGAAMIRSKGEAGTGDVSEATRHIRTITAEIRALASRTPDELYVAAKELQAPYELVAEVAATGALPVVLFTAGGVATPSDAAMMMQLGADGVFVGSGIFKSGDPARRAAAIVKATTFHDDPAVIASASRGLGEAMVGINVADLAAPHRLAERGW; this comes from the coding sequence GTGTCGAACGATCAGATCGCCACCGGAACCGCCCGCGTGAAGCGCGGGCTCGCCGAGATGCTGAAGGGCGGCGTCATCATGGACGTCGTGACCGCCGATCAGGCGCGCATCGCCGAGGACGCCGGCGCCGTCGCGGTCATGGCGCTCGAGCGGGTTCCCGCCGACATCCGCGCACAGGGCGGCGTCGCGCGTATGAGCGACCCCGACCTCATCGACGAGATCATCGCCGCGGTGTCGATCCCGGTGATGGCGAAGGCTCGGATCGGGCACTTCGTCGAGGCGCGCGTGCTGCAGGAGCTGGGCGTCGACTACATCGACGAGTCCGAGGTGCTGTCGCCCGCCGATTACACCAACCACATCGACAAGTGGGGCTTCACGACGCCGTTCGTGTGCGGTGCGACCAACCTCGGCGAGGCGCTGCGGCGCATCACGGAGGGTGCGGCGATGATCCGCTCCAAGGGCGAGGCCGGAACCGGCGACGTCTCGGAGGCGACGCGCCACATCCGCACCATCACCGCCGAGATCCGGGCGCTCGCGTCGCGCACACCCGACGAGCTCTACGTCGCGGCCAAGGAGCTGCAGGCGCCGTACGAGCTCGTCGCGGAGGTCGCCGCGACCGGTGCGCTGCCGGTCGTGCTGTTCACCGCCGGCGGCGTGGCGACGCCGTCCGATGCGGCGATGATGATGCAGCTCGGTGCCGACGGCGTGTTCGTGGGGTCGGGCATCTTCAAGTCCGGCGACCCGGCGCGCCGGGCGGCCGCGATCGTGAAGGCCACGACCTTCCACGACGACCCCGCCGTGATCGCGTCGGCGTCACGGGGGCTGGGAGAGGCGATGGTCGGCATCAACGTCGCCGACCTCGCGGCGCCGCACCGGCTGGCCGAGCGCGGCTGGTGA
- a CDS encoding aminotransferase class I/II-fold pyridoxal phosphate-dependent enzyme, giving the protein MTSRETITGHTAGEIADSVRMLLERGMLRADDALPPVRALADELGVNRNTVVAAYRLLAQAGIVVARGRGGTRIADVAPIAAEGVAADTVLRDVGSGNPDPTRIPDPTPLLPGVTGRPVLYGEPVIDRGLAVWARDWFAADADAAGDGTDAHLTITGGAVDAVERLLAQALTRDDAVALEDPCFLASIHTVRLAGYRALPVPVDAEGMTVAGLEAALEAGARAVVVTPRAQNPTGASLSAERAAALRRVLAPHPYVLVIEDDHFSLLSTQPYRSIIGPGHRRWARVRSVSKFLGPDMCLAVTASDPTTAERMSLRLGSGTTWVSHLLQRLTHALVTDDAAAATIAAAGAHYAARNAAFAERLSIGGLPCTAGDGLSLWIEVPGPARAVADALMRRGWLARTGDEFRLTADEPSRHLRLTVHDLDDDEADALSRDLLAAALTPSRKV; this is encoded by the coding sequence ATGACTTCCCGTGAGACGATCACCGGACACACGGCCGGCGAGATCGCCGACAGCGTGCGGATGCTGCTCGAGCGCGGGATGCTGCGCGCGGATGACGCCCTCCCGCCCGTGCGCGCGCTCGCGGACGAGCTCGGTGTGAACCGCAACACGGTCGTCGCCGCCTACCGGCTTCTCGCCCAGGCCGGCATCGTCGTCGCCCGGGGGCGCGGAGGCACCCGCATCGCCGACGTCGCCCCCATCGCCGCGGAGGGCGTCGCCGCCGACACCGTGCTGCGCGACGTCGGGTCGGGCAACCCCGATCCCACCCGCATCCCGGACCCGACTCCCCTGCTCCCCGGTGTGACGGGACGCCCCGTGCTCTACGGCGAGCCCGTCATCGACCGCGGACTCGCCGTCTGGGCACGCGACTGGTTCGCCGCGGACGCCGACGCAGCAGGAGACGGAACCGACGCCCATCTCACCATCACCGGTGGCGCCGTCGACGCGGTCGAGCGGCTGCTCGCTCAGGCCCTGACACGCGACGACGCCGTCGCCCTCGAAGATCCCTGCTTCCTCGCGAGCATCCACACGGTTCGACTCGCCGGCTACCGGGCGCTCCCGGTTCCCGTCGACGCCGAAGGAATGACCGTCGCCGGGCTGGAGGCCGCGCTCGAGGCGGGCGCCCGCGCCGTCGTGGTCACCCCGCGCGCGCAGAACCCCACGGGTGCGAGCCTGTCGGCCGAGCGTGCCGCCGCGCTCCGCCGGGTGCTCGCCCCGCATCCCTACGTGCTGGTCATCGAAGACGATCACTTCTCCCTGCTGTCGACGCAGCCGTACCGGTCGATCATCGGCCCCGGCCACCGACGCTGGGCGCGGGTGCGGTCGGTGTCGAAGTTTCTCGGTCCCGACATGTGCCTCGCGGTGACGGCATCCGATCCCACCACCGCGGAACGGATGTCGCTGCGTCTGGGCTCGGGCACGACGTGGGTCAGTCACCTGCTGCAGCGCCTCACGCACGCGCTCGTCACCGACGACGCGGCCGCCGCGACCATCGCCGCCGCCGGCGCGCACTACGCCGCCCGCAACGCCGCCTTCGCCGAACGGCTCAGCATCGGCGGTCTGCCCTGCACCGCGGGCGACGGTCTCAGCCTGTGGATCGAGGTGCCCGGCCCGGCACGCGCCGTCGCCGATGCGCTGATGCGGCGCGGGTGGCTCGCCCGCACCGGTGACGAGTTCCGCCTCACCGCGGACGAGCCCTCGCGGCACCTCCGGCTCACCGTCCACGACCTCGACGACGACGAGGCCGACGCACTCTCCCGCGACCTCCTCGCCGCGGCTCTCACCCCCTCGCGAAAGGTATGA
- the pdxY gene encoding pyridoxal kinase PdxY: MKVLSIQSAVAYGHVGNSAAVFPLQRIGVEVMPVYTVNFSNHTGYGAWRGPMISPDDVSAVITGVEERGVFPQIDVVLSGYQGGEGIADVILDAVARVKAANPDAVYACDPVMGNATSGCFVAPAIPVLLRDRVVPAADIITPNQFELGFLTETDPTDLDSTLASVDAARAMGPRTVLVTSVQRPDRPAGTIEMLAVDEGGAWIVRTPHIPMKANGSGDVTAALFTAHYRSTGSAAEALARTTSSVFDLLTRTHESGQRELQLVESQEAYAHPRMQFTVEQVR, translated from the coding sequence ATGAAGGTCCTCTCGATCCAGTCCGCCGTCGCCTACGGTCACGTCGGCAACTCCGCCGCCGTCTTCCCGCTTCAGCGCATCGGCGTCGAGGTGATGCCGGTCTACACCGTCAACTTCTCCAACCACACCGGCTACGGCGCGTGGCGCGGACCGATGATCAGCCCCGACGACGTCAGCGCGGTGATCACGGGCGTCGAGGAGCGCGGCGTCTTCCCCCAGATCGACGTCGTGCTGTCCGGCTATCAGGGCGGCGAGGGCATCGCCGATGTCATCCTCGACGCCGTCGCGCGGGTGAAGGCGGCGAACCCGGATGCCGTCTACGCGTGCGACCCCGTGATGGGCAACGCCACGTCGGGGTGTTTCGTCGCACCGGCCATCCCGGTCCTGCTGCGCGACCGGGTGGTGCCGGCCGCCGACATCATCACCCCGAACCAGTTCGAGCTCGGCTTCCTCACCGAGACCGACCCGACCGACCTCGACTCGACCCTCGCCTCGGTCGACGCGGCGCGTGCGATGGGTCCGCGCACGGTGCTCGTCACGAGCGTGCAGCGTCCCGACCGGCCCGCCGGCACGATCGAGATGCTCGCGGTCGATGAGGGCGGCGCATGGATCGTGCGCACCCCCCACATCCCCATGAAGGCGAACGGCTCGGGGGACGTGACGGCGGCCCTGTTCACCGCGCACTACCGCAGCACCGGTTCAGCGGCCGAAGCGCTCGCCCGGACGACATCCAGCGTCTTCGACCTGCTCACGCGCACGCACGAGTCCGGCCAGCGCGAGCTGCAGCTCGTCGAGAGCCAGGAGGCCTACGCGCACCCGCGGATGCAGTTCACCGTCGAGCAGGTGCGCTGA
- a CDS encoding HIT family protein, producing the protein MSDTSGIPRSVEDAAHLAGVPDEFQRLWTPHRMAYIQAGPDPLVEECPFCAAPEKSDADGLIVARGRTAFVLLNLFPYNSGHLLVCPYRHIATYDLATPEEVAEIGELTQTAMRVLREVSRCDGFNLGMNQGAVAGAGVAGHLHQHVVPRWATDANFFPIIAKTKALPQLLGEVREAVATAWPRG; encoded by the coding sequence GTGAGCGACACGTCGGGCATCCCGCGCTCGGTCGAGGACGCCGCGCACCTGGCCGGGGTGCCCGACGAGTTCCAGCGGCTGTGGACGCCCCACCGGATGGCCTACATCCAGGCCGGGCCCGATCCGCTGGTCGAGGAGTGCCCGTTCTGCGCCGCTCCCGAGAAGTCCGACGCCGACGGCCTGATCGTCGCGCGCGGGCGCACCGCCTTCGTGCTGCTGAACCTGTTCCCGTACAACTCGGGCCACCTGCTCGTGTGCCCGTACCGGCACATCGCGACCTACGACCTCGCCACGCCCGAGGAGGTCGCCGAGATCGGAGAGCTCACGCAGACCGCGATGCGCGTGCTGCGCGAGGTGTCCCGCTGCGACGGGTTCAACCTCGGCATGAATCAGGGGGCGGTCGCCGGCGCCGGCGTGGCCGGCCACCTGCACCAGCACGTCGTGCCGCGCTGGGCCACGGACGCGAACTTCTTCCCGATCATCGCGAAGACCAAGGCGCTGCCGCAGCTGCTCGGCGAGGTGCGCGAGGCGGTCGCGACCGCCTGGCCGCGCGGCTGA